The following are from one region of the Rosistilla carotiformis genome:
- a CDS encoding sigma-70 family RNA polymerase sigma factor — protein sequence MSTTADGSPLTDNEFQRLLRDTRAGCDASLGKLLEPHRELLTHVARAKLDSEMRKKMSGSDLVQDAFAVATRDFGDFRGQRPELLNAWLLTILNHQLIEGIRRFKVSEKRRLQRELPDGENCLSQTADDGDSPSAVLSAKEDVAQLLGAIGQLPEELRQIVQMRYLDNRTFDQIATELNLPTSTCRRRWFEAIQTIGHQIDGAV from the coding sequence ATGAGCACCACTGCCGATGGATCGCCACTAACCGACAATGAATTCCAGCGACTGCTGCGAGACACACGCGCTGGTTGCGACGCGTCGTTGGGGAAATTGCTGGAGCCGCATCGTGAGCTTTTAACTCATGTTGCCCGGGCAAAGCTTGATTCAGAGATGCGGAAGAAGATGTCGGGCTCCGATTTGGTTCAAGACGCGTTCGCGGTGGCGACACGCGATTTTGGAGACTTTCGGGGCCAACGGCCTGAACTCCTCAACGCTTGGCTGTTAACGATTTTGAATCACCAGCTGATCGAAGGTATTCGTCGGTTCAAGGTTTCCGAGAAACGGCGTCTACAGCGTGAATTGCCCGACGGGGAAAACTGTCTGAGCCAAACGGCAGATGACGGAGATTCGCCAAGTGCGGTGCTCTCTGCAAAAGAAGACGTGGCGCAACTGCTTGGCGCGATCGGACAATTGCCTGAAGAGCTACGCCAGATCGTACAGATGCGTTATCTCGACAACCGTACGTTTGATCAGATTGCGACAGAACTTAATCTTCCAACCTCCACCTGCCGACGTCGCTGGTTCGAAGCGATTCAAACGATTGGTCACCAGATCGACGGTGCCGTGTGA
- a CDS encoding serine/threonine-protein kinase, which produces MSDSRKAVDDQARRAAGYERALASDSDPVDVRFEQEHAKTARVLRLLNTVFERAEVPPPEPVLPEKIGRFEVSGLLGRGGMGTVYQARDPELDRDVAIKVARVDGTDPAEMHRRLHREARAVATLDHPGIVPVYEIGTTDQGQSFLVMALCEGETLGAWIERQTNPIDPILAARTIADVVDAVQYGHQHNVLHRDLKPANVLLFPNRENGDSNSLPWIPRVTDFGLACSIDQRLKETGSSVMLGTPLYMSPEQAHGGDGEAGQATDIFSIGAILYHLLTGSPPFAASNYPAVLMRLQNDTPVPISQVRPEIDKDLATICMKCLERVPEDRYSRSADLAADLHRFLEGDAISARAQSPWHRLRRWSQRPARVSDLSAAIILVVCARIFFGIAGLVAIPMYGQSVFNPSDMVESLFVHGLVIIPCELWTIWAARQNQQRRLSPGLYWIAYLLTIAWCCVTWMIASGVSGASSWYDRNPDVRLMTFLMISILYGAQTICWYLADWRRIEPGTSQRCWRTLKRLALTGPVLTFAAVMLW; this is translated from the coding sequence GTGAGCGATTCCCGCAAAGCCGTCGACGACCAAGCCCGCCGTGCAGCCGGATATGAACGTGCGCTCGCTTCGGATTCGGATCCCGTTGACGTTCGTTTTGAACAGGAACACGCCAAGACGGCCCGTGTGCTGCGGTTGCTGAATACCGTTTTTGAGCGGGCCGAAGTGCCCCCGCCGGAACCTGTTCTGCCCGAGAAGATCGGACGCTTTGAAGTGTCGGGTTTGTTGGGACGCGGAGGGATGGGAACGGTCTATCAAGCGCGTGACCCCGAACTGGACCGTGACGTCGCGATCAAGGTGGCTCGCGTCGATGGCACCGACCCGGCCGAAATGCATCGCCGATTGCACCGCGAGGCGCGTGCGGTCGCGACGCTCGATCATCCCGGCATTGTTCCGGTCTATGAGATCGGGACGACCGATCAGGGCCAGAGTTTTCTGGTGATGGCCCTGTGCGAGGGGGAGACGCTTGGGGCTTGGATCGAGCGGCAAACCAACCCCATCGATCCGATACTTGCGGCGCGAACGATCGCTGACGTCGTCGATGCAGTCCAGTACGGCCACCAGCACAATGTGCTACACCGCGACCTAAAGCCGGCGAATGTTCTGTTGTTTCCCAACCGCGAGAACGGCGATTCCAACTCGCTGCCGTGGATCCCACGGGTGACTGATTTTGGGTTGGCATGCTCGATCGATCAGCGTCTAAAAGAAACCGGCAGCAGCGTCATGCTGGGCACCCCGCTGTATATGTCTCCCGAGCAAGCCCACGGAGGCGATGGAGAGGCAGGGCAGGCGACGGACATCTTTTCGATCGGGGCAATCTTGTACCATCTACTCACCGGATCGCCGCCATTTGCAGCGTCGAATTATCCGGCGGTATTGATGCGATTGCAGAACGACACGCCGGTACCCATTTCGCAGGTGCGGCCAGAAATCGACAAGGATCTCGCCACGATTTGCATGAAGTGTCTGGAGAGAGTGCCTGAGGATCGGTACTCGCGTAGTGCGGATCTGGCCGCCGACCTACATCGATTTTTGGAGGGGGATGCCATCTCCGCACGCGCTCAGAGCCCGTGGCATCGATTGCGGCGGTGGAGCCAACGTCCCGCGCGAGTTTCCGATCTGTCGGCGGCGATCATCCTTGTCGTCTGCGCTCGGATTTTCTTTGGGATCGCAGGCTTGGTGGCGATTCCGATGTACGGTCAATCCGTCTTCAATCCGAGTGACATGGTTGAATCGTTGTTCGTCCATGGCTTGGTGATCATCCCGTGCGAGTTATGGACCATTTGGGCGGCGCGTCAAAACCAGCAACGTCGGCTCTCACCGGGTTTATATTGGATCGCCTATCTGCTTACGATCGCGTGGTGTTGCGTCACATGGATGATTGCCAGTGGCGTCTCAGGAGCGTCGTCATGGTACGATCGTAATCCCGATGTGCGTTTAATGACGTTCTTGATGATCAGTATTTTATATGGCGCCCAAACGATCTGTTGGTACCTTGCGGACTGGCGCAGGATTGAACCCGGAACGTCGCAACGATGCTGGCGGACCCTCAAACGCCTTGCCCTGACGGGACCGGTTCTCACATTCGCAGCCGTGATGCTCTGGTAG
- a CDS encoding DUF1559 family PulG-like putative transporter, with protein sequence MKHSRPMRVGFTLVELLVVIAIIGILVGLLLPAVQAAREAARRMQCSNNLKQQGLALHNHHDTYRKFPNGASRSNGPNWRFHILPGLEEENLYDQVDQSAHVYSGCNSSSSYGQQATGNNLILIDLTVPTYKCPSSALPSNEPGGNMCNYDRLQTHDYVGISGAFPDPANRTNVCSTGASYGVYCNTGVLVPEKELSFRDITDGTSNAIFVAEQSGRVGTNDYRTNYHGGWRGWSSSGDVTTKTGAHHIAGVTTVASVINAKTAQSGGNTVPKSDRPYAGNTILNSFHPGGIQVLLADGSVRFLAETLEFTTLSRLCVRDDGNVLAEF encoded by the coding sequence ATGAAACACTCTCGACCGATGCGAGTCGGCTTTACACTGGTAGAACTACTTGTCGTTATTGCCATCATTGGAATCTTGGTTGGTCTTCTGTTGCCAGCTGTCCAGGCAGCTCGGGAAGCGGCGCGGCGGATGCAATGCAGCAATAATCTCAAGCAGCAAGGTCTGGCCCTGCATAACCATCACGACACCTACCGAAAGTTCCCCAATGGGGCGTCACGATCCAATGGCCCCAACTGGCGTTTTCACATCTTGCCAGGACTCGAAGAAGAGAATCTTTACGACCAAGTTGATCAGTCCGCCCATGTGTATTCGGGATGCAATTCAAGCAGCAGCTACGGCCAACAGGCGACCGGCAATAATTTGATTTTGATCGACCTGACGGTGCCTACCTATAAGTGTCCCTCGAGCGCCCTTCCATCCAACGAACCGGGAGGCAACATGTGCAATTACGATCGTCTGCAGACCCACGATTACGTCGGCATCAGCGGAGCGTTTCCCGATCCGGCAAATCGCACGAATGTTTGTTCGACCGGAGCTTCATACGGCGTGTATTGCAACACGGGCGTGCTTGTCCCAGAGAAGGAACTCAGCTTCCGCGACATCACCGACGGCACATCCAACGCGATTTTCGTCGCTGAACAATCGGGACGTGTAGGCACAAATGACTATCGCACCAACTATCACGGTGGCTGGCGCGGATGGTCGAGTTCCGGCGACGTGACTACCAAGACAGGGGCCCATCACATCGCCGGCGTCACGACGGTGGCGTCCGTGATCAATGCGAAAACCGCGCAATCCGGTGGCAATACAGTCCCAAAATCGGACAGACCCTATGCCGGCAATACCATTCTCAATTCCTTCCACCCGGGCGGTATCCAAGTGTTGCTGGCAGACGGTTCGGTCCGTTTCTTGGCTGAGACATTGGAATTCACCACGCTCAGCCGACTCTGTGTCCGCGATGACGGCAATGTCCTTGCTGAGTTCTAA
- a CDS encoding sialidase family protein, protein MSVSLLSAALLVGWVPSLAASDPEQSPDGQTAAVVNEGNRGTVARSRERTAGSAVYLTANEMSIATGQPSLVLMSSGSTHIPVWSLSGGTPGQSVSGVVGGFPNDCVAVKVEIVVTTTDPTTSPDYSDVYRVHLSQMVEDAPFTERYFLGKPVPTALPAAPFYSRTILLESYYEVDPQAPLTVRIQREPGDPNDSFTRPTGLATVKVTPLKALAESHVVQDVSGYNSWPMIQAIGEKLVCVYSRGTAHSIKEDVRAVFARTSTDGGKTWTAETTVADTPGDGEVTVAKGLDSTGAMLLWVRRIGKDWNHDLYRTTDGVTFTRVATPDLAVQPMQITDVFAVPTVGLMALWFAGDYSDKAAQSWGTLTSRDDGATWTQTSIESGLTKANWPTEPSAVYLGDGRILAVGRTEIGQGQFQLVSTDYGATWKRSQTNIRDVHASTPSLIHDAETGLLSNYYYERGRGILRRRVVDPEIVFDHPLNWPASEAIAIASPIAWDSGNANATVIGNKHYVAFYSGEAPNTSVLVSEFPAPTTEKPHSSR, encoded by the coding sequence ATGTCAGTCTCTCTCCTGTCGGCTGCACTGCTTGTCGGGTGGGTTCCAAGCCTTGCCGCAAGCGACCCCGAACAATCGCCAGATGGACAAACGGCGGCTGTTGTCAACGAAGGAAATCGCGGCACCGTGGCGCGAAGCCGAGAAAGGACGGCGGGTTCCGCGGTCTACCTGACGGCGAACGAGATGTCGATCGCGACGGGCCAGCCCTCGTTGGTCCTGATGTCCAGCGGCTCCACACACATTCCTGTCTGGTCGTTATCGGGTGGCACTCCTGGGCAGTCGGTCTCTGGCGTCGTCGGCGGTTTCCCGAACGACTGTGTCGCCGTGAAAGTCGAGATTGTGGTCACGACGACCGATCCGACGACGAGCCCCGATTACTCCGACGTCTATCGGGTGCATCTGTCCCAGATGGTAGAGGATGCCCCGTTCACCGAGCGGTATTTTTTAGGCAAACCCGTGCCGACCGCTCTTCCCGCCGCCCCGTTCTACTCTCGCACGATCCTGCTGGAGTCGTATTACGAAGTCGATCCGCAGGCTCCGTTGACGGTGCGAATCCAGCGAGAGCCGGGCGATCCTAACGATTCATTCACTCGGCCCACGGGGCTGGCTACGGTTAAGGTGACGCCGCTGAAGGCGCTTGCCGAGTCACACGTCGTGCAAGACGTGAGCGGCTACAATTCGTGGCCGATGATCCAAGCCATCGGTGAGAAACTTGTCTGTGTTTACAGCCGAGGCACGGCCCATTCGATCAAAGAGGACGTCCGCGCCGTCTTCGCACGCACTTCCACCGATGGAGGAAAAACGTGGACGGCGGAAACGACTGTCGCCGACACGCCGGGAGATGGAGAGGTGACCGTTGCCAAGGGGCTCGATTCCACGGGGGCGATGCTTTTGTGGGTGCGTCGCATCGGGAAGGATTGGAACCACGACCTCTATCGAACCACCGATGGGGTGACCTTCACGCGCGTCGCGACGCCAGATCTTGCGGTGCAACCGATGCAGATTACGGACGTCTTCGCGGTTCCCACGGTTGGGCTGATGGCCCTGTGGTTCGCGGGAGACTACAGCGACAAAGCGGCGCAATCGTGGGGCACGCTAACCAGCCGAGACGATGGAGCGACCTGGACGCAGACCTCCATCGAATCGGGATTGACCAAAGCAAACTGGCCGACTGAACCCTCGGCGGTTTATCTGGGCGATGGCAGGATCCTGGCAGTCGGACGGACAGAAATCGGACAAGGTCAATTCCAACTGGTCTCTACCGATTACGGAGCGACCTGGAAGCGTTCCCAAACGAACATCCGCGATGTCCATGCCTCCACGCCTAGCCTGATCCACGACGCGGAAACTGGTCTGCTAAGCAACTATTATTATGAGCGAGGCCGGGGAATCCTGCGGCGTCGAGTGGTCGATCCCGAGATCGTGTTCGACCATCCGCTTAATTGGCCCGCATCGGAGGCCATCGCCATCGCAAGTCCCATCGCCTGGGATTCGGGGAACGCAAACGCCACGGTGATCGGAAACAAACATTACGTCGCTTTCTACTCCGGCGAAGCCCCCAACACGTCCGTTCTGGTATCGGAATTCCCGGCGCCAACGACCGAGAAACCACATTCCAGCCGATGA
- a CDS encoding ATPase domain-containing protein, which yields MSTGIETLDDILCGGLTADRLYLIEGSPGSGKTTLGLQFLLAGRELGGTGIYVTLSETKEELLGIAESHGWSLDGIHIHELLDHERDVHHAQYTMFEPSEVELSSTVGEVQTQVERLQPDRIVFDSLSEMRLLSQGALRYRRQILSLKQFFVGRGCTTLLLDDKAAGGEDQQLQSLAHGVIRLEQRLTDYGNERRSLRVIKHRGSDFIGGAHDLRLARGGMQVFPRSIVDNNPSSFLGRQVSSGLDTLDTLLGGGVGEGSSTLLLGPAGVGKSSLGMQFAIEAARRGQRAVLFEFEESNQTLVKRSEGLGFPLTRYMDAGLISIQHVRAGEITPNEFALNVRAAVEPDNQGREASIVLIDSLNGYLSSMPHERFLVVQLHEILNYLGKRGIATFLVVAQHGMMGHAMGTPVDTSYLADAVILFRYFEASGEIHRAISVVKNRTANHERTIREFGLSDKGLVIGEPLNNFRGVLAGTPEFIGPREVLLTPPKSSPE from the coding sequence GTGAGTACCGGCATCGAGACGCTGGATGATATCTTATGTGGCGGTCTGACGGCCGATCGGTTGTATTTGATCGAAGGCTCGCCCGGCAGCGGCAAGACGACGCTCGGATTACAGTTTCTGCTTGCCGGACGCGAGCTCGGTGGGACGGGGATTTACGTCACGCTGTCGGAAACCAAAGAAGAACTGCTGGGAATCGCTGAGTCCCACGGATGGTCGCTGGACGGGATTCATATCCACGAATTGCTCGACCACGAGCGCGACGTTCACCACGCGCAATACACAATGTTTGAACCGTCGGAGGTCGAACTGAGCAGCACCGTTGGCGAGGTGCAAACACAGGTCGAACGATTACAGCCCGATCGAATCGTCTTCGATTCGCTTTCGGAAATGCGATTGCTTTCGCAGGGGGCGCTCAGGTATCGCCGCCAGATCTTGTCGCTGAAACAATTTTTTGTTGGCCGAGGTTGCACCACGCTATTGTTGGACGATAAGGCTGCCGGAGGCGAAGATCAACAACTGCAAAGCTTAGCGCACGGCGTCATTCGACTCGAACAACGTTTGACCGACTATGGAAATGAACGGCGGTCTTTGCGAGTGATCAAACATCGCGGCTCCGATTTCATCGGGGGTGCACACGATCTCCGGTTGGCGCGTGGCGGCATGCAAGTGTTTCCGCGATCGATCGTCGACAACAATCCATCGTCGTTCTTGGGACGCCAAGTCAGCAGCGGACTCGATACGCTGGACACGCTGTTGGGCGGGGGCGTCGGTGAAGGGTCCAGCACGTTGTTGTTGGGCCCGGCTGGCGTGGGGAAATCGTCGTTGGGAATGCAGTTTGCGATCGAAGCGGCCCGGCGTGGCCAGCGGGCTGTGTTATTCGAATTTGAAGAGAGCAATCAAACGCTGGTGAAGCGATCTGAGGGGCTGGGGTTTCCACTGACGCGCTATATGGACGCGGGGTTGATTTCGATTCAGCATGTTCGCGCCGGTGAGATCACGCCGAACGAATTTGCATTGAACGTTCGGGCGGCGGTCGAACCGGACAACCAGGGGCGGGAAGCGTCGATCGTTTTGATCGACAGCTTGAATGGTTACCTCAGTTCGATGCCACACGAGCGATTTCTTGTCGTCCAATTGCACGAGATCTTGAACTATCTAGGCAAGCGAGGAATCGCAACCTTCTTGGTCGTTGCCCAACATGGCATGATGGGGCATGCGATGGGAACTCCTGTCGATACGAGTTATCTGGCTGACGCGGTGATCCTTTTCCGTTACTTTGAAGCCTCCGGTGAAATCCACCGAGCGATCTCCGTCGTTAAAAACCGTACCGCGAATCACGAGCGGACGATTCGCGAGTTCGGCTTAAGCGACAAGGGGCTTGTGATCGGCGAACCGTTGAACAACTTTCGCGGTGTGTTGGCGGGAACGCCGGAGTTCATCGGTCCGCGTGAAGTTCTGTTGACCCCACCAAAATCGAGTCCCGAATGA
- a CDS encoding ATP-binding protein, giving the protein MSLQPPQGDVSQRVAIFAPTPQDAQICKQILDDVQIDVELCSSIDALCTAIASGVGVGLVGEDHLGDDEMQRVQDVLDRQPEWSDFPVLVLLGKKELSSSRVEQLLSLGNVTLVPCPLRIAVFVSKLRARLRDRRRQYAVRDLLIERRRAVDSAAIDARRLRMALQAGQMGVWEWSLKELYWSPAFYELFGFDESVKPDPDRCFERVHDDDRDELMRQWQASFDQGTELRMEFRITHPELGARWLSAVGEPVRGKSGRVMRHSGIIWDVTQRHTTERALLEAREQAEIANRAKSEFLANMSHEIRTPMTAILGYVDLIDEKVTTDDDVRDHIDTVRRNGKFLLAIINDILDLSKIEAGKFDLAIEPLSPNRLIEDVRSIMNVRAIENQIDLRVQYDGLVPEKIYTDPKRLKQILINLVGNAIKFTDRGSVTLAVSFDREINRIVFEVADTGIGMTSRQINRLFQPFSQADSSVSRTFGGTGLGLAISQRLAKIMGGEITVESEPGEGSCFHVAIDPGDISNARFVPLRAFEDLPHTVQATDDAPLACKVLLVDDRRDIRFLASRLLSNAGAVITEAEDGQEAVDRMQEMIRNDRVVDLILLDMQMPRLDGYRTAEQLRRLGFKGPIIALTADAMQGDMDRCLQCGCNDYLSKPIDSGLLLEKVRSFVRANPPL; this is encoded by the coding sequence ATGAGTCTGCAACCACCGCAAGGCGACGTCAGCCAACGGGTTGCTATCTTCGCTCCGACGCCGCAGGACGCCCAGATTTGCAAGCAGATTCTTGACGATGTGCAGATCGATGTCGAGCTTTGTTCAAGCATTGATGCACTGTGCACAGCGATCGCGTCGGGAGTTGGCGTGGGCCTGGTGGGCGAAGACCACTTGGGCGATGACGAAATGCAGCGCGTCCAGGACGTGCTGGACCGACAACCCGAGTGGTCTGATTTTCCCGTCTTGGTGCTGCTGGGAAAGAAGGAGTTGTCGTCGTCGCGGGTCGAACAATTGTTGTCGCTGGGCAACGTCACCTTGGTTCCTTGTCCGTTGCGGATCGCGGTCTTCGTGAGCAAGTTGCGCGCTCGGCTGCGCGATCGGCGCAGGCAATACGCCGTCCGCGATTTGTTGATCGAACGACGCCGCGCCGTCGACTCAGCAGCGATCGATGCGCGACGATTGCGGATGGCGTTGCAGGCCGGACAGATGGGCGTTTGGGAATGGAGCCTGAAGGAACTTTATTGGTCCCCTGCGTTTTATGAGCTCTTTGGCTTTGACGAATCGGTCAAGCCCGATCCCGATCGTTGTTTTGAACGGGTGCATGATGACGACCGCGACGAGTTGATGAGGCAGTGGCAGGCATCGTTTGACCAAGGTACCGAGTTGCGGATGGAGTTTCGGATCACGCATCCCGAACTCGGGGCGCGTTGGCTGTCCGCCGTGGGCGAACCGGTTCGCGGCAAATCGGGAAGGGTGATGCGGCACTCGGGCATTATCTGGGACGTGACGCAGCGTCATACGACCGAACGGGCCTTGTTGGAAGCGCGTGAGCAGGCGGAGATCGCGAACCGCGCGAAAAGCGAATTCCTGGCCAATATGAGCCACGAGATTCGGACTCCGATGACGGCCATTCTGGGCTACGTCGATTTGATCGATGAAAAGGTCACCACAGACGACGACGTCCGCGACCACATCGATACCGTCCGTCGCAATGGAAAATTTTTGCTGGCGATCATCAACGATATTTTGGATTTGTCGAAGATCGAGGCGGGGAAATTTGATCTGGCCATCGAGCCCTTGTCGCCGAATCGCTTGATTGAAGACGTACGAAGCATCATGAACGTCCGCGCGATCGAGAATCAAATCGATCTGCGGGTCCAATACGACGGACTGGTTCCCGAGAAGATTTACACCGATCCCAAGCGGCTCAAGCAGATCTTGATCAACCTGGTCGGCAACGCGATCAAGTTTACCGATCGTGGCTCGGTGACACTTGCGGTCTCGTTTGATCGTGAAATCAATCGGATCGTCTTTGAGGTCGCCGATACGGGGATTGGGATGACGTCGCGTCAAATCAATCGATTGTTTCAACCCTTCAGCCAAGCCGATTCGTCGGTTTCGAGGACCTTCGGTGGCACGGGGCTGGGGCTCGCGATCTCGCAACGCTTGGCGAAGATTATGGGAGGCGAAATTACGGTCGAGAGCGAACCGGGAGAAGGCAGCTGTTTTCATGTCGCCATCGATCCCGGAGATATCTCCAACGCGCGCTTCGTTCCGTTGCGGGCATTTGAAGATCTGCCCCACACCGTTCAAGCGACCGACGACGCGCCGCTGGCCTGCAAGGTGTTGCTGGTCGATGATCGCCGCGACATTCGCTTTCTCGCATCGCGTCTGCTGTCCAACGCCGGAGCGGTGATCACCGAGGCCGAAGATGGGCAGGAAGCGGTCGACCGGATGCAGGAGATGATCCGCAACGACCGCGTCGTCGATCTGATTCTTTTGGACATGCAGATGCCGCGACTGGATGGCTATCGC